One window of the Oncorhynchus keta strain PuntledgeMale-10-30-2019 chromosome 31, Oket_V2, whole genome shotgun sequence genome contains the following:
- the LOC118379539 gene encoding leukocyte receptor cluster member 1 homolog: MNILPKKSWHVRNKDNVARVRRDEAQAAEEEREVQRRVERAEQEARTEHLRQKSRAALQQSGAWKDEGEGGERGGEGSGGVVEHLNLFPLEESSEKKGNAEYLKDQKDEKEREERAIGLLVSLGPQPGTEVTPWYMKTGQEEEKDEEKEKDNKGKRLPLSQEEKEKRDRRLKDMLDPLKEMKKALAVKDRKEHKSKKKRDRGERRSSGGESSIERLRAERLQREAEEKRRAQALLDQKNGTGKEKERPRETEEREMPYNSAYFPELARKRQRKDCNAWRDGIF; this comes from the exons ATGAATATTCTACCTAAAAAGAGCTGGCATGTTCGCAACAAGGACAACGTCGCGCGCGTGCGCCGGGACGAGGCACAAGCCGCAGAGGAGGAGCGAGAGGTCCAACGCCGTGTGGAGCGAGCAGAGCAGGAG GCGCGAACAGAGCACCTGAGACAGAAGTCACGAGCTGCACTTCAACAGTCTGGAGCATGGAAggatgaaggagagggaggtgagagaggaggggaggggagtggaggagtggtggaACACCTCAATCTATTTCCTCTGGAGGAGTCATCTGAGAAGAAAGGAAATGCAGAGTACCTCAAAGACCAGAAAGATGAAAAG GAGCGCGAGGAGCGTGCTATTGGTCTGCTAGTGTCCCTAGGCCCCCAACCTGGGACAGAGGTAACTCCATGGTACATGAAAACAGGCCAGGAAGAAGAGAAAGacgaagagaaagagaaagacaacaaAGGAAAGAGACTGCCACTCAGtcaagaggagaaggagaagagagacagacgacTGAAAGACATGCTGGACCCCTTGAAAGAGATGAAGAAAGCACTGGCGGTGAAGGATAGAAAAGAACATAAGAGTAAGaagaagagggatagaggggagaggagaagcagTGGTGGAGAAAG CTCTATTGAAAGGTTGCGAGCGGAGCGACTGCAGAGAGAGgcggaggagaagaggagagcccAGGCCCTGCTGGACCAGAAGAATGGAACCGGGAAAGAGAAGGAGCGAccaagggagacagaggagagggaaatgCCGTACAACAGTGCTTATTTCCCAGAGCTGGCCCGCAAGAGGCAGAGGAAAGACTGCAATGCCTGGAGAGATGGCATCTTTTGA